AAATGACTGCTGCAAGATGTTTTTATAGTGCCAGTTTGTCAAGTTGAATTACATTTGTATGTTTATAACAAAACAGTTGTTGGACTTTGCCTCAGTCATGCCGTGTACCtttcaataataaataaaatattaaaaataaatattaaaataaaaataataaatggagCACTGTTATGATTGATGACACTATGGTGACATGCAGTCATGCAGAACTGATTATGCAAGCTCTCTTATGCAAGATTTATTGTAACAGAGCTCATTGGTAAATTCATCATGGAAAAATTCAGCTAATTTCATGTGTTTATGTAACAAATGCTTCTCAAGGTGTTGGATTCCTGAAGCTGTATATAgcagtggccgggttggctcagttggtagagcaggcgcacatatacatagaggtttatgaCTTGACGCAGAGGGCCatggttcgactctgacctgtggcgatttcctgcatgtcttaccccctttctcacctagctgtcctgtccattaaagtgTAGCTCTCGCTAAAacacctagggtctttttgtgaatgtacccgagtcaaactttcatttaaaagcataattaggatggaattgccacttttaagatttaccgtattttcgtttttcggtcaaatggccttttgaatgggagtaataggggcacttttatgctagcctcaaaatagctatttttaaaacactaagaaggctcgacacaacatgaaactttgcttgaagtatcaccaggggctctacaccttaacgaaagcattgacaacattgtttgtgtacacagagtttactaaaggttttgagcaactcacgttagcagttattgtttacactatccgccattttcccagtcaaaaataggcgatctccgaatgcgaatgaacggactccataggaggaaatgtcattcctatatgaggctcctttttcaactacaaggtcaatattgtgtttcactaacaacaaaacaacaaattatccgtgcatttatatggaactaagcttttgtagcttttcatctttactctcctccctcgactatttttgactggctcgatagacggcgaccggaagaacgacagctacagtgagttgctcaaaacctttagtaaactctgtgtacacaaacaatgttgtcaatgctttcgttaaggtgtagagcccctggtcatacttcgagcaaagtttcatgttgtgtcgagccttcttagtgttttaaaaatagctattttgaggctagcataaaagtgcccctagcactcccattcacaaggccatttgaccgaaaatacggtaaatcttaaaagtggcgattctgtcctaaatatgcttttaaacgaaagtttgactcgggtacattcacaaaaagaccttaggttgcattttggcgagagttacgctttaaaggcGGAAATACTACTACATTGCTCTCCTGCCAGCAAATACTAGCCACCATGTCGGCTaaatttgttttctctctcagttACGCAGTCATTGCGTTTGGCTGTGCCAGTTGCCCGAAGATCACCTGTGGGCGTGAGGGCTGCGGGACAGAGTTCTGCTATCACTGCAAACAGCTGTGGCATCCCAACCAGACATGTGACTCTGCACGGCAACAAAGGGCCCAAACCCTTCGGTTGAGAAGTTTCAGGTCCTCCTCACTCAGCTACAGCCAAGAGAGTGGAGCTGCAggtaatatacaaataaacaccTGCACTCGAATGCTCACACACATCTGTACCTTCAGCACACCCATCACCCTTTTAAGCCACAGTATACAATATGCACCAAAAATACTGTGTTCAAAAGGCTTCTCCCGCTTTCCCCTCAATCAACCCCTACCAGGTGATGACATCAAGCCCTGCCCTCGGTGTGCTGCCTACATCATCAAGATGAATGATGGGAGCTGTAATCACATGACCTGTGCTGTCTGCGGCTGCGAGTTTTGCTGGCTGTGCATGAAGGAGATCTCTGACCTGCACTATTTAAGGTGAAACAAACCTACAGTACAAAAGAACTGCTCATCTGCACTCAGTAGTTACTACAGTTGTACagtttttttgttctgttttacaaCCAACAGTGTAGCATcaaatttcagttttgtgtgaTTGTAAAAATATGTCTAaggttcattcttgaccttggaaatagtagtttgacaaaattATCTTAACTCATGGTCCAATAACGAGCCGTTTCCAGAGTCTTAAGTTGTTaagttttaatttttatttagtttttgacAGTGTTTCCTGAATCTGAATCTCTTCTTAATTATTTTACATCAGTGCTTATCACTTTACTTATGTTTCAGCCCTAGTCTTAGTAGTTATGGTAAACAtgatacactctctctctctctctgtttgcccTGACAACCCATTTCCTCTCTCACTCAAATCCTCTCAGTCCGTCAGGCTGCACCTTCTGGGGGAAGAAGCCCTGGAGCAGAAAGAAGAAGATCCTGTGGCAGCTCGGCACGTTGGTGGGCGCGCCCGTGGGCATCGCCCTCATAGCTGGCATTGCCATCCCTGCAATGATCATTGGCATCCCAGTCTATGTGGGCAGAAAGGTGAGAGCTAACACCAGACGGCtgaggaaatggaaaaatggaaaGCATAGAACTACAATGTGACATGTAATACCTTTTTTTAAGCATGTGTGAGAAAATCTAGTTTATTTGGACATACGTCAGTTTTAAGCATTTTCCATGGTAAGCAATCTTACTTCATTCTGCACAGCCCCTCAATCATTGTTTAAGAATCTCTCCAGTTAATTTTGCTGCCTTGTATGATTTCTGAGTCACAGTTGCCGATAATGTGAATTAATTCAAAGTTAATTAACAATGACTTTCCTCCTCAGATCCATAATCGCTACGAGGGCAAGGACATCTCTAAACACAAGAGGAACTTGGTAATAGCTGGTGGTGTGACGCTGTCTGTGATCGTGTCCCCTGTAGTCGCAGCAGTCACTGTTGGTAAGAAAGAAgggcttctctctcttttacattttgaatttcTCTACTTCATCATCTGTTTCATGACAACTTTTGAATTATTTAAAAGGGTTTACTTGGGGGGTCACTAGTATAAATCTGTATAAAAGCATCATTTAGTTTGGAAATTAGCCTAAAACATGTCTGCTTTGAACTGTCTGAAAAGGTGGATATGCTGGAATTTATTTAACAGTGTTTGGAAAGTAATATGATGCTATATATCTACAGTTTACCATTTCACCCAGATAAAACTTTTACTGTTTAAGTGTGTACTGTTTACAATTTGCTGTGCAGGCATTGGCGTCCCCATCATGCTGGCGTACGTCTACGGAGTTGTCCCAATCTCACTGTGCCGGAGTGGCGGCTGTGGAGTGTCTACTGGCAATGGCAAAGGGGTGCGAATCGAGTTTGACGACGAAAATGACAACATAGGTAGCGGAGCAGCAGCCACAGGTCAGCATCTCTAACGAACGCAATGCCCCTTATTCCCTATATGTTCCCAGGAGAATGCAGAATATATAAAAGGCTGAAGTACAACTTAAACTATAGCTTCAACTTAACTTTATTGTCTCTAAATGGAAACTTGTTTTCAGTCAGGTGAAACACAGActtcaaataaaatacataaatcataCATTGCAAATATGTAAAAGGGTGACACCAAAACATAAAACCCAGAGTACATCAAGCCATCTTCCAAAATACTTCAACAAACCATGGATCATATCAGATTAAAAGCCTGCAAACACAGGAATGTCAAGAAACCTGTTGCATTTCTGTCTGTTGAACTACACAAGGCGTTGTGGTAGCTGTGTGTGCTTGCGCATTTGTGTTCATGCCACTCTGTTAAAGCgaccatattatgctcattttcaggttcataattgtattttgaggttgtaccagaataggtttacatggtttaattaaaaaaaaaacaccatgtttttgttgtgctgcacattgctgcagctcctcttttcaccctgtgtgttgagctctctgttttagctacagagtgaggcatctcacttctatcccatctttgttggaagtcgcacatgctcagtagttGGGTATTGCGCAGTAGCAAGGTACTGGgttactagctagaagctaacgctgctagcggttagccaccttgttttcaatggcaaaacactgctacaacacacacgagttcaccctaatctacaaaataaattgtatagaactacttacatgtccctcgtctgcaggtatttaacgcaaagttggaagtgcgccctcgtttagaagaagtctcccggctaatcctgccttgtactgaccgaagttggaaaAACAGCTaactgatgtggtattagctaaagtggttagcacacaccaaatgtttcggccgatgATGTAGatagccctgccgattttgaccagctcacccggagactgaaggcaggatacattcagaaacccgtatatcactcaaaacagcatggatgttttttttccaggtttgtatgcgtgtggaagcaccagagacacaaaataacaccccaaatcccagaaaaagtgttgttttttttcataatatgggcactttaagcttGCAGAAGTACACCTACATCTGTCAGTGCCTTTGTGTGGACTTATGGATTATTCATAGCCCATGAAGTGCCAAAACAGTTGAGGTGTGCAATGGTGTGAAATGACTGGCGCAGTGTCAgtgggtttttttctgtcatgtgTTTGTCACTGTCAAACTAACTGCTGTGTGAGGTTGAGCTTTCCCAGGAAGTGTTTACAGAGAGGGATTGTATTTCTCACTGGAAATGATGATTATAAATCCAAATGACAGCAAGGACTTTGACCTTACCAGGTGTGAGACATGATGACACTTATTCACACCTAGCTCCGATTCTCCACTGGGCACATCTGTGCTGCTTTCCAGCTGTGTTCCGATTTTGTTCCTGGCCTGGCGCATATCTTTAGCGGTGCGGATTGGAGAGctgcttcacgcacgcttctgggacacGCCGTAGCGTAGCTGGTGGATTATcaaacattgacttgaatgggCGTGTTTGGTCGCGGGGCACGCCGGGCCCGGAACACGGCGCAGACGCGCCTGGTGGAAATTAGGGGTAATAATTCATCAATCTGGTGTTCCAGGATGAATTAAAAGCCTATAAATGTCAGTAAGGTCATTGATATAACTTCAGAAGAAAAAACTCTGCACCCTGACCTCAATTTCACTTTTGTTTGCTGTTGTTATCTGGAGTCGCCTGCCCCAATTCTCCTTTATGGCTCAATCTGTATTTCCCTCCTCCCCTTGaccaatttctttcttttttccacgCCAAATAGTTATTTGCTGCACATACATTATGGCTCTTCTTTGTCAGTCCAAACCTTCTCTAAATTAACAAAATTACACATCCTGTTGCCCCTTTTCTCCTCAGACACAACCTCTGTGGCAGAGACTCGGCTCAACAATCCCAGCCTCGGAGATGGAGCGAGTGTCGGTGGCTTGACGGGCCTGAGCCTCAGTGTCAGCGGGAGCCACATGGAGCGCTGCGGCATGAGCTCCACTCAGCGGGACAACATGAGCGACAATGCCAGCACCACGGCCCTCGCTGGGACCAGCATCACAGGCAGCCTCTCTGGCAGCTGCTACAACAGGTAATAGACCTGGAGGATCTCTGCATTGCTATGAACTGTAGCCATTTAGTTTTTCTACACTGGATAAAGCAAACATGCAGTGACTCATCGAGGCCtaaattattttctattttgttgcaatttttattttcagGATGGAAGTGCAGGCTGATGTCCAGAAGGAGCGCTGCAGTCTGAGCGGGGAGTCAGCCACTGTCAGTCTCGGGACAATCAGTGACAACGCAAGCACAAAAGCAATGGCAGGTTCTATCCTCAATGCCTATATGCCTCTGGAAAGGTTAGTAGTCGGAGCATTCTCATCTTACTTGTTACACCAGCACATTTCTGAcctatttttaaaaagaaatccctgTCCTAGTTTTTCTCCTTTTGCCAGAGGCCCTGTGGTCAAATTGTTTGAAAGAAAGTCATTGTGTGTTTTATCAGTATTTATTGTACTGCAAGCTTTCTGCTTGAGTAGAAATTGATGCCggtagcacataaaaacagttgattcttgggcgcctgggtagctcacctggtagagcgcgcgcccatatacagaggtttactcctcgatgcaacGGCAACGGGTTCagctctgacctgcggccctttgctgcatgtcattccccctctctctctccccttccatgtcttcagctgtcctataaggACATAATAATGCACAAAAAGTTAtcttagaaaaaaaactgattctTAATAAATATTCAAGTGAATATGCATGGTAGATGCCAAACATAGAAGTTGTAATACTGAATGATTTGTTCTTTTACTGATACATTTAAAGTTAATTTTGAGTGAtgttattttgcagagacaaTAGTCTGGACGTCCAGGCAGACTTGGAGTCCAAACAGGAAAAGATGAGGCACTGCAGCGCCAGCAGCAGCCTGGATGAAGCCAGCTGTAGCAGTAGCACTGCCGGCCTTAAAGGTGCTAGTGGTGGTACATGCTCATGCCCGTCCACCTGCTGCTGTGCGGAGCACGACAACCACTGCTGTCCCTCGTCCCCCTGGTCAAAGGAACCCTCCACTTCAGGGGGCAAGAAGAGCAGAGGAAAGCTTTGGAAAAGAGCTAGCAGCAGCAAAGGAGACACAAAAATAAACGAGACACAAGGAGATATAGATGCTCAGCTCCTAGAGCAGCGCAGCACCAACTCCTCTGAGTTCGATTCACCATCTCTGAGCGGCAGCCTGCCCTCAGTGGCCGACTCACACTGTAGCCACTTCTCATCGGAGCTCAGCTGCTCCGACCCTGAAACCTCAAGACCGGCTCATCCACCCTGCTCCGGCCCAACGGACCCCCACCCTCATCATCCCTCCACCAACTTCAGTGACGTCACCATCACACCCATGCCTGAGGTGGAGAACGACCGCCTGGAGCATTATCCGCCTCTGAGTAGCCATGCAGCCTTCACCCACCACCTGCTATCATCATTTCCAGCTGCTTCACCAAAAGAGGGAAGTAGCGGGGCGTTTCTATACATCAGTGAGGAGAGGGGAGGCGCcatcacagacacagagccagATAAGGATGACGAAATAAAAGAGACCAGCGAAAACACTGCCGTACAGCCTGTAAGCCCAACAAGGAGCCGCTGTATACAAACCGATATTTAAAGGAACTCTCCTGTTCTTTGGGTGTTGGCAGTGCTACCATTACTAGCTCAGTTGGCCTTATCACCTAAGTTCACTCTTAATTGACCCCCCCAGCATCTTGGGAAACTGGTGGTCAGGTTTAAGGCTATAAGTTCAAGTCTAATTATATTTTTACCTGCTGTGGAGGCAGGCAGGAATATTATGTGAATGTCAGTCTATAGAGTTAGAGAGGGTCAGAGTCTAAGTTGGAGTGAGAATTGTAAAGTAAACGGTAAAGGCAGATCAGTGggttctgtttttcagtgacAGAGCAAGCAAGATGTGTGAACCAGAGGTTTCAGCCTGTTGTTGAAGTGCCATCTGGAGCAGCAAGGCCTATAGTAGGTGGAGTTGAATGTATTTGGACAGGTTGTAATGTAGGTTATCCAGGTGATCTGCAAAGCCTGACCCCTGAATGATGTTCTGAATCCAAGTTTGAGGCAGATCTTAACCTTTTCCTAATGCTTACAAAAAGCAGACGTAATAAAGCTGGATAGAGGAGCAAGTAAAAATGTTTGATATTATTTCCAATAGAAAGTTGAGCTGCTATCCTAAAGCCTGAACATATCCTCCCTCGTGACATCTTCAAAAATCTGGTTTGCCTGAATTAGGGATGGATATGTCATCACTGTGGTCCACCACTGTGCCACCAATTCATTCTGTGACTTCTTAAAACGGCATGAGAAACACCACAGCTATAAGGATTGTTGAACCTGAGAGGGACCACTCGGTACAGtagcacattttatttttccata
Above is a window of Sander vitreus isolate 19-12246 chromosome 14, sanVit1, whole genome shotgun sequence DNA encoding:
- the LOC144528478 gene encoding E3 ubiquitin-protein ligase RNF19A-like → MSSLHQQHHGSTGSERDLHSAASSVSLPSVRKTPKKRRLSLHSFFSRRRRPDRDPKRKSRPLQAGVEGIVSTESVQSEPVHDKTAAHSALAVASTSSMSDSSSELLECPLCLLRHARERFPDIMTCPHRSCADCLRQYLRIEISESRVNICCPECSERFNPHDIQMILGNRALMEKYEEFMLRRWLVAEPDCRWCPAPDCGYAVIAFGCASCPKITCGREGCGTEFCYHCKQLWHPNQTCDSARQQRAQTLRLRSFRSSSLSYSQESGAAGDDIKPCPRCAAYIIKMNDGSCNHMTCAVCGCEFCWLCMKEISDLHYLSPSGCTFWGKKPWSRKKKILWQLGTLVGAPVGIALIAGIAIPAMIIGIPVYVGRKIHNRYEGKDISKHKRNLVIAGGVTLSVIVSPVVAAVTVGIGVPIMLAYVYGVVPISLCRSGGCGVSTGNGKGVRIEFDDENDNIGSGAAATDTTSVAETRLNNPSLGDGASVGGLTGLSLSVSGSHMERCGMSSTQRDNMSDNASTTALAGTSITGSLSGSCYNRMEVQADVQKERCSLSGESATVSLGTISDNASTKAMAGSILNAYMPLERDNSLDVQADLESKQEKMRHCSASSSLDEASCSSSTAGLKGASGGTCSCPSTCCCAEHDNHCCPSSPWSKEPSTSGGKKSRGKLWKRASSSKGDTKINETQGDIDAQLLEQRSTNSSEFDSPSLSGSLPSVADSHCSHFSSELSCSDPETSRPAHPPCSGPTDPHPHHPSTNFSDVTITPMPEVENDRLEHYPPLSSHAAFTHHLLSSFPAASPKEGSSGAFLYISEERGGAITDTEPDKDDEIKETSENTAVQPVSPTRSRCIQTDI